CTTTATTAAAATTATTTCCGGTTAGCAAGATACAAATAATAATTTGTATAATTCTACCTTTTGACTTCTAATATCTCCATTTTTTTAATCTCTTTTCCGTCAATTTCAAATCTTAATGCTGTTCTTACTTTATGAAGACCTGATTTTCCGAAAGCACCCGGATTTAAGTGTAAACAATTTATGCCTTTGTCAAATATTATTTTCAGAATATGAGAATGCCCTGAAATAAATATACCGGGCGGATTTCTGAATATTTCAGGTTTAACTTTTCTGTCGTATCTTCCCGGATAACCACCTATATGTGTAATCCATACATTTGTTTCTTCAATTCTGAAACGATTATGTTCAGGATAACTAATTCTTATATCTTGGCCGTCAATATTTCCGTAAACAGCTCTCACCGGTTTTATTTTTTCCAATTTTTCAATTACTGAAATATCTCCGACATCTCCGGCATGCCATATTTCATCAACATCTTTAAAAAAATCAAGAAGTTTATCGTCTATATGTCCGTGTGTATCAGAAAGTAGTCCAATCTTTATCATCTGTAAATATTTGTTTTTATATCAAACAAATTTAAATTAATTTTACGACAAAATTTCATCAATGCATATTTTTTATACACCCGATATTACAAATGATTTTTATACACTCTCACAAGAGGAATCAAAGCATTGTGTTAAGGTATTAAGATTAGAAATTGGTGAAAAAGTGCAGTTGATTAACGGCAAAGGCAAACTGTTTGTAACTGAAATTACAGATAATAATCCAAAAAGATGCTCTGTAAAAGTTATTGAAACAATTGAAAAAGAAAGTCGTAAAAATTACAAAATACATATTGCTGTTGCTCCTGTTAAAAATATCAATCGTTTTGAAACATTTCTTGAAAAAGCAACTGAAATAGGAGTTGATAAAATCATTCCGTTTGTAAGCAGTTTTTCGGAAAGGAAAATTATAAAATCGGAAAGACTTGAAAAAGTAATAATTTCTGCAACAAAGCAATCAAAGG
This DNA window, taken from Bacteroidales bacterium, encodes the following:
- a CDS encoding metallophosphatase family protein, encoding MIKIGLLSDTHGHIDDKLLDFFKDVDEIWHAGDVGDISVIEKLEKIKPVRAVYGNIDGQDIRISYPEHNRFRIEETNVWITHIGGYPGRYDRKVKPEIFRNPPGIFISGHSHILKIIFDKGINCLHLNPGAFGKSGLHKVRTALRFEIDGKEIKKMEILEVKR
- a CDS encoding 16S rRNA (uracil(1498)-N(3))-methyltransferase is translated as MHIFYTPDITNDFYTLSQEESKHCVKVLRLEIGEKVQLINGKGKLFVTEITDNNPKRCSVKVIETIEKESRKNYKIHIAVAPVKNINRFETFLEKATEIGVDKIIPFVSSFSERKIIKSERLEKVIISATKQSKAFFKPVFSDLKKFDDIIQIDFTGEKYIAHCYDSDTKKHIKDVYQKGKDVLILIGPEGDFSKNEIQQAVSKGFKEVSLSDARLRTETAGIVAAGIIDFMNV